The Bryobacteraceae bacterium genomic sequence CTTCTGGGCAAGGGCAAGGGACGCGGCTACCACGACAAGGATGATTGTTCGCATGTTTGATTCTCCTGGGTCCTAGGATACACTGGCCCGAGTGAGAGCCTTTTCCGCTGCGCTAGCGCCCGCCGCCCTCCTGGCGTTGGCGGGCTGTTCGACCCAATCCAAACCTCCCATGCCCACCGCCCGACGCGACGTCCACTCCCATGCCAACCCGCACCAGGTGGTTCCCACCCACGTGGAACTCGACCTCGAAGTCCGTTTCGAATCGAAAACCCTCGCCGGTACCGTCACCCTTCCGCTCCGCCGGATCGACCGCGCCGCCCCCCTCGTTCTCGATACGCGCGACCTGGCCATCCGCGCCGTCGAAGCGGCCGCGGGCGAAAAAGGCGTCTTCGCGCCCACGAAATACGAACTCGGCCAAGCTGACCCGATCCTCGGCGCACCCCTCACCATCGCGCTCCCCGAAAACGCCGACCGCGTCCGGGTCACCTACGAGACCTCGCCCGCGGCGAGCGCGTTGCAGTGGCTCGAGCCCTCGCAGACCGCCGGCGGCAAGGACCCGTTCCTGTTCACGCAATCGCAGGCCATCCACGCCCGAAGCTGGATCCCCCTTCAGGATTCGCCCGGTGTCCGCACCACCTACCGCGCCCGCATCCGCACGCCGAAACACCTCATCGCGCTGATGAGCGCCCGCCGCGACTTCCGCCTCGCCGATCGAAAAGAGCCGCCCAACGGCGACTACACCTTCCGCATGCCGCACGCGATCCCCTCGTACCTGATCGCTCTCGCCGTGGGCGATCTCGACTTCCGCGAAATGGGCTACCGCACCGGCGTCTGGGCCGAGCCCCCGGTAGTGGACGCCGCGGCCAAGGAGTTCGACGATACCGAGCGCATGATGCAGGCGGCCGAAAAACTCTACGGCCCCTACGCGTGGCTGCGCTACGACATCCTCGTACTGCCCCCGAGCTTCCCGTTCGGCGGAATGGAGAACCCGCTCCTCACTTTCGCCACTCCCACCGTGATCGCCGGCGACAAGAGCCTGGTGAACCTGATCGCGCACGAGTTGGCGCACTCCTGGTCCGGCAACCTCGTCACTAACGCCACCTGGCGCGATTTCTGGCTCAACGAAGGATTCACCGTCTACGTGGAGCGGCGCATTCAGGAAATCGTCTACGGCGGGGAACGCGCCCGCATGGAAGCCGTTCTCGGGCTTCAGGATCTCGAAAAGGAAATGGCGTCGCTCCCCGAGAAGGACCGCGTGCTCTTCCTCGATCTCGACGGCCGCGACCCCGACGACGGCATGACCGACGTGGCCTACGAAAAGGGCGCGCTGTTCCTCACCGCGCTCGAACAGGCCTTCGGGCGCGAACGCTTCGACGCGTTCCTCAAGGGCTACTTCGCGCACTTCCAGTTCCAGAGCATCACCACCGAAATGTTCCGCGCCTACCTGAAGGAAAACCTGCTCGACAAAGATCCGGCCGCGGCAGCCAAGGTTCCGGTGGAGGAATGGATCACGCAACCGGGGCTCCCGGATTCAGCGCCGCGCTTCACCTCGGAGGCGTTCACGCCCGTCGACGCGGCGGTCGCATCCTGGAAATCGGGCAGGCCCTCCACCGCGAAGCCGGAATGGAACACCCAACAGTGGCTCCACTTCCTACGCGGCCTCGAAGACGGGAACTCGACGATGCGTATGGCCGCACTCGATCGCGCCTTCGCATTCACGAAGTCCGGCAACTCGGAGATTCTGTTTCAGTGGCTCGAAATGTCGATCAAGGCCGGCTACAGGCCGGCGGACCGCACGCTCGACGACTTCCTGACCAGAGTCGGCCGCCGCAAATTCGTGAAGCCGTTGTTCGAAGCGCTGGTGCAGACACCCGAGGGGAAAGCGCGCGCGGCGGCATTGTTCGCTAGGGTGAAGGGCCGCTATCACCCGATCACGGCCGCGTCCGTGGAACAAGTCCTTGCCCGGTAAATGACACAAAGGTTGACGTGGGCCGCCGCCGGCGAGGCGCTCCTGGTGTCGCTTCTATGGGGCGGCAATGTCGCCGGACTCAAGCTCGGCCTCGCCACGTTCCCGCCCTTTTGGAGCGCTTTCTGGCGCATGGCGCTCGGTCTCGCCGTGCTCGGCGCATGGGCGCGGCTGCAAGGCCTGGCGCTCGGAGTGCGGCGGCGTGAGTTCCGTAATCTCTCGCTGCTCGGAGCGCTGTTCGCGGCGCAGATCGCCCTGCTGAATTTCGGCACGCAGCACACTTCGCCGGCCTACGCGGTCGTACTGGTGAACGCGAATCCGCTCTTTGCCAACCTGATCGGTCACTTCCTTCCCCTGGAACCACGGCTCACTCCGGCCCGGGTGGCGGGCCTGGCGATCGCCTTCGGGGGACTCTGCTTCGTGATGCTCGGGAATCCGGAAGCGTCGCTGGCGCCGGACCCGATGCTCGGCAACCTGCTCACCGCCGCGTCGTCGTGCCTGCTCGGAATCCGGCTCTTGTACACACGCCATCTCGTCCAATCGATCCCGCCTCTCCGGGCCATCGTCTGGCAGGTGGGGCTCTCGCTGCCGATGTTCCTGATTCCGGCGCTGCTGCTCGAACCGCCCGCTCTACGCCCGGTGGAGTGGCCCGCTGTCTCCGCCATCGTCTATCAGGGCGCGGTGGTGGCCGGCATCTGCTTCGTCGTATGGGCATCCCTGCTCAAGCGCTACAGCGCCGGCACGATCTCAATGTTCTCATTCACGATCCCCTTCTTCGGAATGGCCGCAAGCGCGCTGCTGTTCGCCGAGCCGGTCACGGGCCGCCTTGTCGCGGGCGCGGCAATGGTCACCCTCGGCATCGTGATCGTCACGCGAGTCTGAGCGCGCCAGGCAAACCCCGGTCGATTGACAGTTCTTATATAATTGAGACCGTTTAATTCTTCGGCAAGGGGGTCTCCATGTCTCTGACTCGCATCCTGCTCATCGCCGGCGCGTGGGCCGCCGTCACCCACGGGCAAACAACCACAACGAATATCACCGGCCAACTCGTCGACCCAACCGGCGCCGCCATTCCCGGCGCGCAGGTGGTGGCCACCAACACCGCCACCAATGTCACCACGGCGACGCGCACCACGGACACTGGCAACTACAGTGTCACTGTGTACCCCGGCGTCTACCGGCTCACCGTGGAAGCCGACGGCTTCAAGCGCGCCGCGCGCGACAACATCACCGTCACGGCGTCCACCACCGTCCGCCTCGACATCACCCTCCAGTTAGGCGCGGTGTCGGAAACGGTGGAAGTCTCCGGACAACTGCTCACCGTGCAAACCGACAACGCCAAGGTCTCCACGGCGATCGAGAACAAGTTCGTCGACGAACTCCCGCTCGTGGTGAGCGGCGCGCTCCGCAACCCATTCAACCTGATCTCGATCGCGGCGCAATCGAACGAGTACAGCGGCAACAACATGTCGCTCGGCGGCGGGCAGGCGCGGGCCTGGGACGCCACCATGGACGGCGTCTCCATCGCCACGAACCGATCGGCCGACCAGAGCGAGATCGCCTACAACGCGCCGTCGGTGGAAGCGATCACCGAAGTCGCCGTCGATACCAACGGCTTCAAAGCCGAATACGGACAAGCCGGCGGCGGCGTGCTCACATTCTCTTCGAAAAGCGGCACCAACCAATTGCACGGTTCCGTATATGAGTTCCTGCGCAATGAGAAGCTCGACGCGCGCGGGTTCTTCGCGTCATCGCGCTCCGTGCTCAAGCAGCACGATTTCGGAGTCGCCGGCGGCGGCCCTATCCGTCGCAACAAGACGTTCTTCTTCCTGGCCTACGAAGGCTTCCGCATCCGACGCGGCGCCAACGCCACCATCCAGACCGTCCCGACGCCCGAAATGTACCAGGGCGACTTCACGAACTGGGTGAACCCGCAGGGCGCGCGCCTGGCGATCTATGACCCGTCCACCACGCGGACCCGCGCCGGCGGCGGCTTCGAACGCGATCCCTTCCCCGGGAACATGATTCCCCAGGCGCGTTTCTCGCCGATCAGTTCCAAGGTGATGTCCTTCGGCCAGGGGCTCACTCCCAACCGCGGCGGCGTCCCCGGCACCATTGACTACGTCCGCAACAACTGGATTACCACCTCCGGCACCATCGAGAATCCGCAGGATAAAGGGAGCGTAAAGGTGGACCATGTGTTCAACGACGCGCATCGGGCGGCCTTCTTCTACAACATCACCAAGTTCCGACAGCAGCCCGGCGCCGGGGGCCCTCCCGGATTACCCATCCCGCTTTGGACCGGCCAGGTACAGA encodes the following:
- a CDS encoding DMT family transporter — encoded protein: MTQRLTWAAAGEALLVSLLWGGNVAGLKLGLATFPPFWSAFWRMALGLAVLGAWARLQGLALGVRRREFRNLSLLGALFAAQIALLNFGTQHTSPAYAVVLVNANPLFANLIGHFLPLEPRLTPARVAGLAIAFGGLCFVMLGNPEASLAPDPMLGNLLTAASSCLLGIRLLYTRHLVQSIPPLRAIVWQVGLSLPMFLIPALLLEPPALRPVEWPAVSAIVYQGAVVAGICFVVWASLLKRYSAGTISMFSFTIPFFGMAASALLFAEPVTGRLVAGAAMVTLGIVIVTRV
- a CDS encoding M1 family metallopeptidase, producing MPTARRDVHSHANPHQVVPTHVELDLEVRFESKTLAGTVTLPLRRIDRAAPLVLDTRDLAIRAVEAAAGEKGVFAPTKYELGQADPILGAPLTIALPENADRVRVTYETSPAASALQWLEPSQTAGGKDPFLFTQSQAIHARSWIPLQDSPGVRTTYRARIRTPKHLIALMSARRDFRLADRKEPPNGDYTFRMPHAIPSYLIALAVGDLDFREMGYRTGVWAEPPVVDAAAKEFDDTERMMQAAEKLYGPYAWLRYDILVLPPSFPFGGMENPLLTFATPTVIAGDKSLVNLIAHELAHSWSGNLVTNATWRDFWLNEGFTVYVERRIQEIVYGGERARMEAVLGLQDLEKEMASLPEKDRVLFLDLDGRDPDDGMTDVAYEKGALFLTALEQAFGRERFDAFLKGYFAHFQFQSITTEMFRAYLKENLLDKDPAAAAKVPVEEWITQPGLPDSAPRFTSEAFTPVDAAVASWKSGRPSTAKPEWNTQQWLHFLRGLEDGNSTMRMAALDRAFAFTKSGNSEILFQWLEMSIKAGYRPADRTLDDFLTRVGRRKFVKPLFEALVQTPEGKARAAALFARVKGRYHPITAASVEQVLAR